A segment of the Lycium ferocissimum isolate CSIRO_LF1 chromosome 5, AGI_CSIRO_Lferr_CH_V1, whole genome shotgun sequence genome:
CTGCTCCTTTGTGTGACAAAGGCACCGTAAATCTTGTGCTGCATATAAAACGCACTCTTGTCTTTATTGATCAGCTGACCTGAAATTGCCTCATAATCCTGCAGGATCTTCATAATTCTCTTCAATGACTCCCTTCTGCAGATGCAAATATTGTAGTATCATCTGCATAGGCCAGATGATTGATATTTTGACTCCATTTAGGCATGCCATAGCCCACATACTCAGCATTGTCAAATTCTGCATTTAGAGCTCTTGATAACACCTCTGCTGATAAGATGAACAGTGTAGGTGAAAGTGGATCACTTTATTTGACACCCCTGGTTGAATGGAAAAATCCTTTGGCCTGACCATTGAAAAGGATGGAATACCAGTTATTTGCAATCAACCTCCAAATCATGTCAATGAATTGACTAGCAAATCCCATTCTGCTGAGTACCTTTATCAAATATGACCAAGATACTCTATCATAGGCCTTTGCCATGTCCAATTTGATCACTACATTTGCTGGTTTGCCCCTTTTTTCTGATGTCTGTCATTATTTCTTGTGCCAATAGCACATTCTCAATAATGCTTCTCCCTTGTACAAAACCTGCTTGATTAATAGATATCAACTCTGGTAGCACAGCTTCCAATCTATCATGAACCACTCTTGACATCACTTTGTTGATAAAATTACTTAAAATTATAGGCCTTAAGTCTGAGTAACTTTGAACCAACTCCTTCTTTGGTAGTAGAACAAGATTTGTGTGAGTAACTGGCTTTGGAAGAGTATGACCCTGAAAGAAAGCCACCACCATTTTGTATACATCTAAGCTAATAATATCCCAACAGGTCTGATAGAAAATTCCAGGAAAACCATCGTGTCCACTAGCACTTGATCCACTAAGgttgaaaacaaaattttttgACTTCATCAACACTAGGCATTTGACACAGTAGATCATTTCTATTTTGATCAATCAAAACAGGAATGTGTGACAACAAATTTTCATCTCCAATTAATTCTTTTTGTGAAAATTGTTGAGTATAAAAGTGCACAGCCTCATCCACGGCCATTTGGTCATCATCCTCAATCCATGAACCATCCGAATTTTTGAATTCTTTTGATCTCAGTTTTCTTCCTTCTTCCCTTTACTAGATTATGGAAAAATCTAGTATTTTTGTCTCCATCTACAAACCAATCCGAGGCTTGATTTTTGTCTCAAAGTGCTCTTCTTCATAATGCAAATATCTTTTAGTCTCAGCCTGAGCTTTCTGCAAACCATTCTATTTACTTGGCTTGGATTTTCTTCAAACAACTCTTCCTTTAATCTCTCTATTTCCTCCCTTATTATCAGCTACTTGAATATATCACCAAACACTTCCCTGCTCCATTTAGATAACACTCCTTTCAGCTTTTTCATCTTGcttttgaagtttatgaaaGGATCCTCATGCTCCCTGTGTGGACCAATTCAGCCTAACTGTATCCAGGAAAGATGCATGTTCTATCCAAAATGATAGAAATTTAAAAGGTCTGACCTGATTCTGATGATTATCACCATAGGTACACAGAAGTGGAGCATGATCTGATCCAGTTCTTGCAAGATGTTCCACTTCAATATTTCCAAAGTTGTTAAGAAGAAGAGAATTCACCAACATCCTATCCAATCTCTCAAAAATACATGCTTCAAAGCCGctcttccattccaccaagtgaaGGGACTTCCTTAAAGTTTACCTCTTCAAGATCACGGAGTTTATACAAAAGCAAAGTCTTCTATATCCCGAGGTTGAATAGGATTACCCCCTATCTTTTCTTCATCATTCGAACCACATTCAAGTCTCCTCTCCTATTAACCAGGAACAAGATAAGGTATTGGAAAGATGATAGATATCCTCCCACAACTCTAGCCTTTCGAAGCACGCATTTAGCATATACTAAAGTAGTAATAAGATGCTCGATTCAAATCTTGTAAAAAACGACTTCAAAGTAATCGACAGGGAATCCATCAGAACTTCTACTTCTATATTATCAGCCACAAAGTACCAGATTTTACCATTACAGTTGGCATTAGCTAAGCACATGCCCAACCTTCTCCTATAATGGTTTATTGTCCTGATATGTTGAAATGGTTCCATGAGAGCAATCAAAAAGAATTTGTGATGTCTATTTAACATTTGTAACCTATGAAAGGCTTTTTGTGTCTTCACTGACCTAATGTTCCAAATGAATGATTTTAACGTCATTTAACATTAGATTTAGTAGCATTCCTCTTTGGTACCACCCTGAGTGGAATTTGCTTGTCAATagcattctttttttctttcttctgacCCTTATTGTTAGACTTGCTATTAGGAGATATATCAGCCTGTTTAAGAATATTTTCCTCATTCTGCTTAATATTCTCCTCCTTGTCTTCTTTATGGAGATCTCTGACATCCTCTTTTACTTCCAAGACATCTATATTATGAGAGATCAGGTCATGTAGCTCTTTGATTAGGGAAGACTTTCTACAAAATGTCACCTGCTGATGCTCAGTATGTAAAATCACCATTGCCTTTTCTGAGGAAGAATGATCTCGTGGATCTGCATCTTGCTCCACATCCATCTGCTCCTTCATCTTGTCACTTGTGGCACCTACAGCTGTTGCCTCTAATAATTGCACATTTTCCTGCacttttccttctctttgcacaggattataaattatcattgAGGGAGAACCCTCTGTAGCCTCTTTTACTCCATCTAATCCTGTATCATCAACAGCCACCTGTTCATCATGATCAGGATTAACATCTTATTTTTGCACCTCCTCTTTGTCTGGAACTTCTACTTGCCTCAAACTTGTTTCTCTTTTGGCCGTATTGGTGCCACCATGATTTCCTTCAAATGATTCTTCCACACTGTCCTTTTTGCTAGAGTCTCCATCAGTATTACCTTGCTTTCTATCTTCCTGTTGCCTTTCTCCTGTATTCAGTTCCTTTTCCTCCACCTTATCAGCCCATGATATATgaatttcttcttcttgagtAATGCCTGGCATAACTTCCTGACCTATTTGATGACCTTGTGTGGAAACTTGAGTAGTGTTATCCATATTTGTTTGTTCCATCCCTGCATTATTCAGCCTAGTCTCCACCTGATTACTTTGACCATCCTTGTTGCCATTTGCATTAGAATTCTCCCCCTCAGTTTTGGATGTACTTGTACTTGGTATCTTACCTTCCTCCACATTATTTAAAACATCAAATTTGTTTTGCACCATCACGTGTACTTCTGAATCAACATTATTCTTTGCATCAGCATTCTCAACTTTGCTTTCATTCACCTTATCAGAAGTGTTAGTTTTTGGGACAAACTTCATCATATGGTAATTTCTGCCATGATACCATCTACGTGCCTCATGCTTGCCTTTATCCTGAACAATTTGTTCCTTTTGATTTCCTGTATTCTTCACCCCTTTATCTAAGCTTGTAACC
Coding sequences within it:
- the LOC132057808 gene encoding uncharacterized protein LOC132057808; translated protein: MIYCVKCLVLMKSKNFVFNLSGSSASGHDGFPGIFYQTCWDIISLDVYKMVVAFFQGHTLPKPVTHTNLVLLPKKELVQSYSDLRPIILSNFINKVMSRVVHDRLEAVLPELISINQAGFVQGRSIIENVLLAQEIMTDIRKKGQTSKCSDQIGHGKGL